A genomic region of Alkalibacter saccharofermentans DSM 14828 contains the following coding sequences:
- the cas9 gene encoding type II CRISPR RNA-guided endonuclease Cas9 (Cas9, originally named Csn1, is the large, multifunctional signature protein of type II CRISPR/Cas systems. It is well known even to general audiences because its RNA-guided endonuclease activity has made it a popular tool for custom editing of eukaryotic genomes.): protein MKKQNDYFLGLDIGTSSIGWAATDVKYKLLRAKGKDLWGVRLFKEAETAMNRRTFRISRRRRQREVGRIGLLKEIFAEEIQKVDSSFYQRLDESKYHANDKSTDFKYVLFTDKNFTDQDYYIEYPTVFHLRKELIECKDAHDIRLVFLAILNLFKHRGHFLNASLDAEQSMNFNCLFEDLCKQLEDKLDIVLDSSIEPKNIEEILVEKGLSRTRKAEKIAIDFGVKKSKDKVIYELIKGISGLTISIDVIFGEEYVDDDNKKISFSFRDSNYDEEIAKVSETIGEAYMEVVNLLKAIHDQALLANVMQGHKYLSEARVESHKKHHEDLVILKKIIKKYAIQEYDSIFRSDGDGSYSAYVGSVNSRSKQRRNMKKRNAENLYATIKKVLKKCPEEDPDVKFILNEITNENFLPKQLTAANGVIPNQVHLAELKAILRNASMHLDFLNEEDASGLTASDKIIALFSFQIPYYVGPLNNYHADKGGNAWVVRKCQGKILPWNIDEMIDEEKTSEAFIERLIRKCTYMKDEAVLPKSSLLYEKYMVLNELNNLKIRGEKPSVELKQEIFKELFLTGKKVSRKKLNEFLISKGQISKSEITAVTGVDGDFMNTLGTFGKFHGIFGDSIFEDETISIVEQIVFWGTVYGDDKKFYKEKLKRELSDKLNTEQIKRISGFKFRDWGRLSREFLEMTGFNKATGEMLPLIQMLWHYNENLMEILSDRYTFTEKLINEYSTITKALSEIKYEDLEELYLSAPVRRMVWQTLLIVKELEAVLGNAPKRIFVEMARENGEKGKRTTSRKQRLIELYKNCKKDARDWVGELNNLEDSNLRSKKLYLYYTQNGRCMYTGEPIDLEKLMNDNLYDIDHIYPRRYVKDDSLENNLVLVKKQINAHKSDQYPIEESIYKSQHTFWKSLLTKDMKNAFITREKYNRLINRNPLSDEQLAGFISRQIVETRQGTKAITQILNQAFFDSEMVFVKAANISDFRHDFDLIKVRSVNDFHHAQDAYLSCVVGNSYYVKFTKDPLNFIQQFRRNDQNGKYHMNKLFYYTIKRGDEIAWTAGENSKENSISTVKEMMYKNTPLITKMTFEGHGELFKATLYSAKKSKQDSYVPLKQTDLKIQNVQKYGGYSSISTAHLFLVEHEIKGKRIRTLEALPLMLRDSFGMNLSKLNAYCEDILKLKEPDVRLSKIKLQSLVKRDGFYMNITGKTNNQFIASNAVSLIIKRNWLNYIKKVEKAVDIGYTDKEISSEKNIELYNELLDKHKNSIYSKRPNPIGETLKNGQIFFDKLNLLEQCTVLNQILQISQLSNMGANLELINGSKKSGMSLISKNVSSVDEFILVNQSITGLYRSEIDLLTI, encoded by the coding sequence ATGAAAAAACAAAATGATTATTTTTTGGGATTGGACATAGGAACCTCATCGATAGGTTGGGCTGCAACTGATGTAAAGTACAAACTTTTGCGTGCTAAAGGGAAAGATCTATGGGGAGTCAGACTTTTTAAAGAAGCTGAAACAGCAATGAACAGAAGAACTTTTAGGATTTCTAGGCGGAGAAGACAAAGAGAAGTCGGAAGAATAGGATTGCTCAAAGAAATCTTCGCTGAAGAAATTCAAAAGGTGGATTCATCTTTTTATCAGAGGCTTGACGAAAGTAAATATCACGCTAATGATAAGTCAACCGATTTTAAATATGTACTTTTTACAGATAAAAATTTTACTGACCAAGATTATTATATTGAATATCCGACTGTTTTTCACCTAAGAAAAGAACTTATTGAATGCAAAGATGCTCATGATATTAGGCTTGTATTTTTGGCAATTTTGAATTTATTCAAACATAGAGGACATTTTTTAAATGCCAGCCTGGATGCCGAACAAAGCATGAATTTTAATTGCTTATTCGAGGATTTATGCAAGCAGTTAGAAGACAAACTCGATATTGTTTTGGATTCATCCATAGAACCAAAGAATATTGAAGAAATTTTGGTTGAAAAAGGACTATCAAGAACGCGTAAGGCTGAGAAAATTGCAATTGATTTCGGTGTAAAAAAATCCAAAGATAAAGTAATTTATGAACTCATTAAAGGTATCAGTGGATTGACAATAAGCATTGATGTTATTTTTGGAGAAGAATATGTCGATGATGATAATAAGAAAATTTCATTTTCATTTAGAGACAGCAATTATGACGAAGAAATTGCTAAAGTATCAGAAACAATAGGTGAGGCCTACATGGAGGTTGTAAATCTTTTAAAAGCTATTCACGATCAAGCTCTTCTTGCAAATGTGATGCAGGGCCATAAATATTTATCTGAAGCACGAGTAGAGTCACATAAAAAGCATCATGAAGACCTTGTAATCCTTAAAAAAATCATAAAAAAATACGCTATACAGGAGTATGACTCAATCTTTCGTTCAGATGGCGATGGCAGTTACAGTGCATACGTTGGCAGTGTGAATTCTAGATCCAAGCAGAGAAGAAACATGAAAAAAAGAAACGCTGAAAATCTTTACGCAACCATAAAAAAAGTCTTGAAAAAGTGTCCAGAAGAAGATCCTGACGTGAAATTTATACTTAATGAAATCACAAATGAGAATTTTTTGCCAAAACAGTTGACTGCAGCCAACGGTGTTATCCCAAATCAAGTTCACCTTGCTGAATTAAAAGCAATCCTGCGTAATGCTTCTATGCATTTAGATTTTTTAAATGAGGAAGATGCAAGCGGTTTAACTGCCTCAGATAAAATCATTGCATTGTTCAGTTTTCAAATACCATATTATGTTGGCCCGTTAAATAATTATCATGCAGATAAAGGTGGAAATGCATGGGTCGTAAGAAAATGCCAGGGTAAAATTCTTCCTTGGAACATTGATGAGATGATCGATGAAGAGAAGACTTCAGAAGCTTTTATCGAAAGGTTGATTCGCAAGTGTACGTACATGAAAGATGAAGCTGTTTTGCCGAAGTCATCTTTGCTCTATGAAAAATATATGGTTTTAAACGAGTTGAATAACTTAAAAATTAGAGGTGAAAAGCCAAGCGTAGAATTGAAGCAAGAAATATTTAAAGAACTTTTTTTAACAGGTAAAAAAGTAAGCCGAAAAAAGTTAAATGAGTTTCTTATATCAAAAGGTCAGATAAGTAAAAGCGAAATTACTGCAGTTACAGGTGTCGATGGAGATTTTATGAATACTCTCGGTACATTTGGTAAGTTTCATGGAATTTTTGGTGATTCTATTTTTGAAGATGAGACAATTTCAATAGTTGAGCAGATAGTCTTTTGGGGTACTGTATATGGAGATGACAAAAAATTCTATAAGGAAAAATTAAAACGCGAATTGAGTGACAAACTAAATACAGAACAAATTAAAAGGATATCAGGGTTTAAGTTCAGAGATTGGGGAAGGTTGTCCAGAGAATTTCTTGAGATGACAGGTTTCAATAAAGCTACCGGTGAAATGTTACCATTGATTCAGATGCTATGGCATTACAATGAGAACCTGATGGAAATTCTGAGTGATCGTTATACATTTACAGAAAAATTAATAAATGAATACAGTACAATCACAAAAGCATTAAGTGAGATTAAATATGAAGATTTAGAAGAACTATATCTCTCAGCTCCAGTTAGACGCATGGTATGGCAAACACTTTTAATCGTAAAAGAACTTGAAGCTGTATTAGGAAATGCTCCTAAGCGAATTTTTGTAGAGATGGCTAGAGAAAATGGGGAAAAAGGAAAACGCACCACATCTAGGAAGCAAAGATTAATTGAACTATATAAAAATTGTAAAAAGGATGCAAGAGATTGGGTAGGAGAGCTTAACAATTTAGAGGATTCGAATCTCAGAAGCAAAAAACTATATCTTTATTACACGCAAAATGGACGCTGTATGTACACAGGTGAACCAATCGATTTAGAAAAGCTCATGAACGATAATTTATATGATATTGATCATATCTATCCTAGAAGATATGTCAAGGATGATAGTTTGGAAAATAACTTGGTTTTGGTAAAGAAGCAAATCAATGCGCATAAAAGTGATCAATACCCAATTGAAGAGTCCATATACAAGTCACAACATACATTTTGGAAGTCATTATTAACTAAAGACATGAAAAACGCCTTTATCACTAGGGAAAAGTATAACAGGCTCATCAATAGAAACCCATTAAGTGATGAGCAACTTGCTGGTTTTATTAGCAGGCAGATTGTAGAGACTAGACAAGGCACAAAAGCCATCACTCAAATTCTAAATCAAGCATTTTTTGATTCAGAAATGGTGTTTGTAAAAGCAGCAAACATTTCTGATTTCAGACATGATTTTGATTTGATAAAAGTTAGAAGCGTCAATGATTTTCATCATGCGCAGGATGCATATTTGAGTTGTGTTGTGGGAAATAGTTACTATGTTAAATTTACAAAAGATCCACTTAATTTCATTCAGCAGTTTAGACGAAACGATCAAAACGGCAAATATCACATGAATAAGCTTTTTTATTACACAATTAAACGTGGAGATGAGATAGCCTGGACTGCAGGTGAAAATTCAAAAGAAAATTCGATTAGTACTGTTAAGGAAATGATGTATAAAAACACACCGCTAATTACCAAAATGACGTTTGAAGGACATGGAGAACTCTTCAAGGCAACTCTATACAGTGCAAAAAAATCTAAACAGGATTCATATGTGCCATTGAAGCAGACAGACTTAAAGATTCAGAATGTACAAAAATATGGCGGTTATTCCAGTATATCTACTGCTCATTTATTTTTGGTGGAGCATGAAATTAAGGGCAAAAGAATTAGAACTTTAGAAGCTCTCCCTTTGATGTTAAGAGATTCATTTGGTATGAATCTGTCAAAGCTAAATGCCTATTGCGAGGATATATTGAAACTCAAGGAACCGGATGTGAGACTATCAAAAATTAAGCTCCAATCTCTAGTAAAAAGAGATGGCTTCTACATGAACATTACCGGTAAAACTAATAATCAATTTATAGCTTCAAACGCAGTTTCTTTAATCATCAAAAGAAACTGGTTGAATTATATAAAAAAAGTTGAGAAAGCAGTTGATATTGGCTATACAGACAAAGAGATAAGTTCAGAAAAAAATATTGAGTTGTACAATGAGTTATTAGATAAACATAAAAACTCTATTTATTCAAAAAGACCTAATCCAATTGGAGAGACTCTAAAGAATGGTCAAATATTTTTTGATAAATTGAATCTGTTGGAACAATGCACAGTTTTAAATCAAATATTACAGATTTCACAATTAAGCAACATGGGTGCGAATCTAGAATTGATTAATGGCAGTAAAAAATCAGGGATGTCGTTGATTTCAAAGAATGTTTCAAGTGTAGATGAATTCATTTTAGTAAATCAATCCATTACGGGATTGTACCGGTCAGAGATTGATTTGCTGACGATATGA
- the hxlB gene encoding 6-phospho-3-hexuloisomerase, with amino-acid sequence MKFEAIRQEVVGEIGEAISLISGNEVEGLIDEIEKADKVFFIGVGRVLLSLKSVAKRLAHLGIKTVIVGEITEPAITDKDLLIVGSGSGESAIPLIIAEKAKKYNARVVHIGSNPDSSMKKFTDLFVRIPVTTKLDTQDAIKSIQPMTSLFEQSLLILGDIVALMMVRNKSIDIHSLWEYHANLE; translated from the coding sequence ATGAAATTTGAAGCGATAAGACAAGAAGTGGTTGGAGAAATAGGTGAAGCTATCAGTTTGATTTCAGGCAATGAAGTTGAAGGATTGATAGATGAGATTGAAAAAGCGGATAAAGTATTTTTCATTGGCGTAGGCAGAGTTTTGTTGTCATTAAAGTCTGTGGCTAAAAGGTTGGCGCATTTAGGAATAAAAACTGTCATTGTAGGAGAAATAACGGAACCGGCAATTACAGATAAGGATTTGCTTATTGTTGGTTCAGGTAGCGGAGAAAGCGCGATACCTTTGATAATTGCAGAAAAAGCAAAAAAATATAATGCTAGAGTAGTTCATATAGGTTCTAATCCAGATAGCAGCATGAAAAAATTTACTGATCTGTTTGTACGCATACCGGTAACCACAAAGTTGGATACACAGGATGCAATCAAATCAATCCAACCTATGACAAGCTTGTTTGAGCAAAGCTTATTGATCTTAGGAGACATAGTTGCTTTGATGATGGTTAGAAATAAATCGATAGATATCCATAGCCTCTGGGAATATCACGCAAATCTAGAATAG
- the csn2 gene encoding type II-A CRISPR-associated protein Csn2 — protein sequence MINIELGINIEIIENRVNVLVIEHPFTLRSVVEDILKQIEGEDGDFVLSDKNRVLPISKHIELVLNPFALDLNSKKIQNKLFQEIKLYAEEKLIVETNELNKKILEFLEMSLLNQSYSLGYDFELDFQNLLKLYHVGFKEDEKGFVELLIEFIRIQSNLLGAKAIVFLNLKSFLSENELNQLYEFAFYSKINLILLENLFRNKIHGESVVIIDSDRCVIEI from the coding sequence TTGATTAATATTGAACTGGGAATAAACATAGAAATTATTGAGAATAGAGTTAATGTTTTGGTTATTGAGCATCCGTTTACGCTTCGATCTGTCGTTGAAGATATTTTAAAACAAATCGAGGGTGAAGATGGAGATTTTGTTCTCTCAGATAAGAACAGAGTTTTACCAATATCTAAGCACATAGAATTAGTACTGAATCCTTTTGCGTTAGATTTAAATTCTAAAAAGATTCAAAATAAATTATTCCAAGAAATAAAATTATATGCAGAAGAGAAATTGATTGTTGAAACGAATGAATTAAATAAAAAAATATTGGAGTTTTTGGAAATGTCTCTTCTAAATCAATCCTATTCGTTGGGATATGATTTTGAACTGGACTTTCAAAATTTACTTAAGTTGTATCATGTTGGGTTTAAGGAGGATGAGAAAGGTTTTGTTGAACTGCTAATTGAATTCATACGGATACAGTCTAACTTATTAGGTGCTAAGGCAATTGTTTTTTTAAATTTAAAATCGTTTTTGTCAGAAAATGAATTAAATCAGTTATATGAGTTTGCTTTTTATAGTAAAATAAATTTAATACTTTTAGAAAATTTATTTAGAAATAAAATTCATGGTGAATCTGTTGTGATTATTGATTCAGATCGCTGTGTAATAGAAATCTAA
- a CDS encoding PTS sugar transporter subunit IIA → MVLEMLKENIMFVDEVDSWEEAIKKSCEPLLDNGCISLSYVDAIIENVKTNGSYFVILPEIALPHARHEHGAIKKGVSCTVLNKRVMFPNDKPVKVLIAISSDGDDGHLEMLSEIGSVLMEDELVEKLKNATTVQEVSSIFSNNKF, encoded by the coding sequence ATGGTTTTAGAAATGTTAAAAGAAAACATCATGTTCGTCGATGAGGTTGACTCTTGGGAAGAAGCGATAAAAAAATCTTGCGAGCCATTGCTGGATAATGGGTGCATCAGCTTGTCATATGTAGATGCTATTATTGAAAACGTTAAAACAAATGGATCTTATTTCGTGATACTGCCTGAAATTGCACTGCCCCATGCAAGACATGAACATGGCGCAATAAAAAAAGGAGTTTCGTGCACTGTTTTAAACAAACGGGTTATGTTCCCGAATGATAAGCCAGTCAAAGTATTAATAGCAATTTCTTCTGACGGGGACGATGGACATTTAGAAATGTTAAGCGAGATAGGATCGGTTTTGATGGAAGACGAGTTGGTTGAAAAATTGAAAAATGCTACTACAGTTCAAGAGGTCAGCAGCATTTTTTCAAATAATAAATTTTAA
- the cas2 gene encoding CRISPR-associated endonuclease Cas2, with amino-acid sequence MRVMVMFDLPVLTSAQRKEYRQFRKHLIQSGFVMIQESIYCKLVQNANAADSIVNKVKKNKPSEGIVQLIRITEKQFAKMEYVVGKNNSDVLDSDERLVIF; translated from the coding sequence ATGAGAGTAATGGTGATGTTTGATCTTCCAGTTTTAACATCTGCACAAAGAAAAGAATACAGACAGTTTAGAAAACACTTAATACAAAGCGGATTTGTGATGATTCAGGAATCAATTTATTGCAAACTGGTTCAGAATGCAAACGCAGCTGATAGTATTGTAAATAAGGTTAAAAAAAACAAGCCTTCTGAAGGGATTGTACAATTAATTAGGATTACAGAAAAGCAGTTTGCAAAAATGGAATATGTAGTGGGCAAAAATAATAGTGATGTACTGGATTCAGATGAAAGATTGGTGATTTTTTGA
- a CDS encoding mannitol-1-phosphate 5-dehydrogenase, with protein sequence MLKAVHFGAGNIGRGLIGELLNKDGFEITFIDINQELIDYLNANGKYVIEYADGKGTQVEIDSVSALNILADEKDIIDRILEADLITTSIGMENIEKISKLMAKCLVARGLTNKKIDLIANENAINATDRLKNEIQNQVSEDVWKMILSNTGFVNSAIDRQALSKEVNGLNIPVVEPYREWVVEKSKFKNAYVLKQLKNLVCVDDLKPYIERKLYIVNAGHAIAAYIGYIFEKKTVQESLADEKIFEFVRKVMLINSRYLKSEYSMNDKDLESFIESTLQRHKSPYVEDEVSRVARSPMRKLGADERIVGPILKLRKLGQFPKESIITVAAVLSYRDKDDSEAVEMEGLLSRLGTELFLKTHCGIKDKKIIKAIEQAVDDIRKNRDSIFEGI encoded by the coding sequence ATGCTGAAAGCAGTTCATTTTGGCGCAGGCAATATTGGAAGAGGTCTTATTGGGGAATTACTGAATAAAGACGGTTTTGAGATAACGTTTATTGACATAAATCAAGAGCTGATCGATTACTTGAATGCAAATGGTAAATATGTGATAGAATATGCGGATGGGAAAGGCACCCAGGTTGAAATCGATAGCGTGTCAGCTTTAAACATATTAGCAGATGAAAAAGATATAATAGACAGAATTTTAGAAGCTGATTTGATAACAACTTCTATCGGGATGGAGAACATAGAAAAGATATCAAAGTTAATGGCAAAATGCCTTGTTGCAAGAGGATTGACCAATAAAAAAATCGACTTAATTGCAAATGAAAATGCGATAAATGCAACCGATCGATTGAAAAACGAGATACAAAATCAAGTTTCAGAGGATGTATGGAAAATGATATTGAGCAATACCGGGTTTGTCAACTCTGCTATAGATAGGCAAGCGTTGTCAAAAGAGGTTAATGGCTTAAACATACCTGTGGTAGAGCCTTATCGAGAATGGGTCGTAGAAAAATCAAAATTTAAAAATGCATATGTATTGAAGCAGCTGAAAAATCTTGTTTGCGTAGACGACTTAAAACCATACATTGAGAGAAAACTATATATAGTAAATGCCGGACATGCCATAGCGGCATATATTGGGTATATATTTGAGAAGAAAACCGTACAAGAATCATTGGCAGATGAGAAAATATTTGAATTTGTAAGAAAAGTAATGTTGATTAATTCCAGGTATTTAAAATCTGAATACTCAATGAATGACAAAGATTTAGAGTCATTTATTGAAAGCACCCTTCAAAGGCATAAAAGTCCGTATGTTGAAGATGAAGTATCAAGAGTAGCAAGGTCTCCAATGCGCAAATTGGGAGCTGACGAGAGGATAGTGGGACCGATATTAAAATTAAGAAAACTTGGACAATTTCCAAAGGAATCTATTATTACGGTCGCTGCTGTATTGAGTTATAGAGATAAAGATGATTCAGAAGCGGTAGAGATGGAAGGCTTATTAAGCCGCTTAGGAACGGAGCTTTTCTTGAAGACCCATTGTGGCATTAAAGATAAAAAAATAATTAAAGCTATAGAACAAGCTGTTGATGACATAAGAAAGAACAGAGATTCTATTTTTGAAGGGATTTAA
- the cas1 gene encoding type II CRISPR-associated endonuclease Cas1: MSWRTVVVSKNAKLDYQLGYLVIRMDTTIKIHLSELSILILESTAISLTAYLLSELNKKKVKVIFCDEKRNPTSELIPYHGSHDTSAKIRNQIGWSKLIKDEVWTEIVTEKIRKQRSLLAKLKKHEYNILDQYVAEIEYRDKSNREGHAAKVYFNALFGIDFTRTADNSINAGLNYGYGILLSIFNREVAANGYITQLGLFHDNIFNPFNLASDLMEPFRIIVDDWIYNLNLKEFEHDEKMAVLKILEREVGIEGRREYLPNAIRIYCKSVFDALNEKNPSMIRFYRNEL, encoded by the coding sequence ATGAGTTGGAGGACCGTTGTTGTGTCAAAAAACGCAAAGCTAGACTACCAGCTAGGCTATCTTGTTATTCGGATGGACACAACAATTAAAATTCATTTATCAGAGTTGTCTATATTGATTTTGGAATCCACTGCAATATCATTGACGGCTTATTTACTAAGCGAATTGAACAAAAAGAAAGTAAAAGTTATTTTCTGTGACGAAAAAAGAAACCCAACGTCAGAATTAATTCCATATCACGGCAGTCATGATACCAGTGCGAAAATTCGAAATCAGATTGGTTGGTCAAAGTTAATCAAAGATGAAGTGTGGACTGAAATTGTTACAGAGAAAATACGAAAACAAAGGTCTCTTTTAGCAAAGTTGAAGAAACATGAATACAACATATTGGATCAATACGTTGCAGAGATCGAGTACAGAGATAAAAGCAATCGGGAAGGGCATGCAGCAAAAGTTTATTTCAATGCACTATTCGGTATAGATTTTACTAGAACAGCAGATAACAGCATCAATGCAGGGTTGAATTACGGATATGGGATTTTGTTGTCTATCTTTAACAGAGAAGTTGCTGCTAATGGATATATTACTCAACTTGGATTGTTTCATGATAACATATTCAATCCGTTTAATCTTGCATCGGACTTAATGGAACCTTTTAGAATAATTGTTGATGACTGGATTTATAATTTAAATCTAAAGGAATTTGAACATGATGAAAAAATGGCTGTTCTCAAAATTCTTGAGAGAGAGGTTGGGATTGAAGGAAGACGTGAGTATTTGCCAAATGCCATTCGGATATATTGCAAAAGTGTATTTGATGCATTAAATGAAAAAAATCCTTCCATGATCCGTTTTTATAGAAATGAGTTATAG
- a CDS encoding ATP-binding protein, with product DLLILDEWGYLPLHQEGARLLFDIISTCYETKSVIITTNIEFGRWKGFLFDEKLTAAIVDRLVHHSHMLIFTGKSYRMMNSLIK from the coding sequence CTGATTTGCTCATACTTGATGAATGGGGGTATCTCCCCCTTCACCAAGAAGGTGCCAGATTGTTGTTTGATATCATTTCTACATGTTATGAGACTAAAAGCGTCATCATAACAACCAATATTGAGTTTGGTAGATGGAAAGGTTTCCTGTTTGATGAAAAGCTAACTGCGGCTATCGTTGATAGACTAGTGCACCATTCTCATATGCTCATATTTACAGGCAAAAGCTACCGCATGATGAATTCATTAATCAAGTAA
- a CDS encoding ribulose-phosphate 3-epimerase — MKGVKLSPSVMCANLTDLNGSVKELESLDVDYLHIDIIDGAFSPSMPLGIDTIKKLRDITDMDFDVHIMSLNNEMYIKELLAIGVQQISFHYESSLHVDRNINLIKKAGVDVGVALNPATSLSVLDYILPELDSVLLMLINPGFATDKNEKQVKYANQKIRDLKKIITDKKLDATIQVDGRVSMSSISELVKSGADNLVLGSTSLFSKENSLVENKKTIEGLINNSLKSSK; from the coding sequence ATGAAAGGTGTTAAATTATCTCCGTCGGTTATGTGTGCAAATTTGACGGATTTAAATGGAAGTGTCAAGGAATTAGAGTCGTTGGATGTTGATTATCTACACATCGATATTATCGATGGTGCATTTAGTCCAAGCATGCCTCTTGGAATCGATACTATAAAAAAATTGCGGGATATAACAGATATGGACTTTGATGTCCACATAATGTCTTTGAATAATGAGATGTACATTAAGGAGCTTCTTGCAATAGGTGTACAGCAGATATCATTTCACTACGAAAGCAGCTTGCATGTTGATAGGAATATAAACCTTATAAAGAAGGCAGGAGTGGATGTAGGGGTGGCACTGAACCCGGCAACAAGCTTGAGCGTTTTGGATTATATATTGCCTGAACTAGACAGCGTCTTGCTAATGCTCATTAACCCAGGATTTGCTACTGATAAGAATGAAAAACAAGTCAAATATGCAAATCAAAAAATAAGAGATCTGAAAAAAATCATAACGGACAAAAAACTTGATGCCACTATCCAAGTGGACGGACGCGTTTCCATGAGCTCTATATCTGAGTTGGTAAAATCAGGTGCAGACAATTTGGTATTAGGCAGCACTAGTCTTTTCTCAAAAGAAAACAGCTTGGTGGAAAATAAAAAAACAATAGAGGGCTTAATAAATAATAGCCTTAAAAGTTCAAAGTGA
- a CDS encoding PTS mannitol transporter subunit IICB: protein MKEQALSKKTKLVSRAKVQAFGGFLTNMVLPNIGAFIAWGLLTALFIPTGWMPNESLSQLVGPTIIYLLPLLLAYSGGRMVGGQRGAVLGALGAIGLIIGADIPMFLGAMIIGPLGGYVMKKTDELLEDKIPVGFEMVVNNFTIGILGFALMIVSYLLIGPAIEAANRLVTVAIEALVATGFLPILSLVNEPAKVLFLNNVIDQGIYYPLGMQQTLEVGKSIYFMVASNPGPGLGLLLAYSFYGKKVAKRTAPGAIIIHFFGGIHELYFPYVLMKPITILSMILGGASGILTFQLFGVGLVAGPSPGSIFAYLALTPRGNFIGVIAGVLVATAVSFFVTSLILKADKSADEDDDESLTDSIKKSKMMKEEGKKIGANYSSKGFSGQFKKISFACDAGMGSSALGASAFKKQLKNIGIDDIEVKNYRIEDVPKDSDVVVVHKDLAERFKLMNDTSRIVSIESYLKDKELESLIDEIKDSL from the coding sequence ATGAAAGAACAGGCGTTAAGCAAAAAAACTAAACTAGTTAGCAGAGCTAAAGTTCAAGCTTTTGGTGGATTTCTAACAAACATGGTTTTACCGAACATAGGTGCATTTATTGCATGGGGTTTGTTAACCGCTTTATTTATCCCGACGGGATGGATGCCTAACGAGTCGTTGAGTCAATTAGTTGGACCGACTATAATTTACCTATTGCCATTATTGCTTGCTTATTCAGGAGGAAGAATGGTCGGGGGGCAAAGAGGTGCAGTTCTAGGTGCTCTTGGCGCTATAGGCTTGATTATAGGGGCTGATATTCCGATGTTCCTTGGTGCCATGATAATTGGACCTCTGGGCGGATACGTAATGAAGAAAACAGATGAACTATTGGAGGATAAAATTCCAGTCGGTTTTGAAATGGTTGTAAACAATTTCACGATAGGAATCTTGGGTTTTGCGTTGATGATAGTATCCTATTTATTGATAGGCCCTGCTATTGAAGCGGCCAATCGTTTGGTTACAGTAGCTATAGAGGCTTTGGTGGCAACTGGATTTTTGCCAATCTTATCTTTGGTAAATGAACCTGCAAAAGTATTGTTTTTGAACAATGTTATAGACCAAGGTATATATTATCCTCTTGGAATGCAACAAACACTTGAAGTTGGTAAATCTATATACTTTATGGTGGCTTCAAATCCAGGACCAGGTCTGGGATTATTGCTAGCTTATAGTTTTTACGGTAAAAAAGTAGCTAAAAGGACTGCTCCAGGTGCAATCATCATACATTTCTTTGGTGGAATTCACGAGCTTTATTTCCCTTACGTACTTATGAAGCCAATAACAATCTTGTCAATGATTTTAGGAGGAGCATCAGGTATTCTAACATTCCAATTATTTGGAGTTGGATTAGTAGCAGGCCCAAGCCCAGGATCCATATTTGCGTATCTGGCATTGACACCAAGAGGAAATTTCATCGGTGTAATAGCAGGCGTACTAGTTGCTACTGCAGTTTCCTTCTTCGTGACATCATTGATATTAAAGGCTGATAAAAGCGCAGATGAAGATGATGATGAATCACTTACTGACTCAATTAAAAAGTCTAAAATGATGAAAGAAGAAGGCAAAAAAATTGGCGCAAATTATTCAAGCAAAGGATTCAGCGGACAATTCAAAAAGATATCTTTTGCCTGCGACGCAGGAATGGGAAGCAGCGCCTTAGGAGCTTCAGCATTCAAAAAGCAGCTAAAAAACATAGGCATAGACGACATAGAAGTAAAAAACTACAGAATAGAAGATGTTCCAAAAGACAGCGATGTGGTAGTTGTACATAAAGATTTGGCAGAAAGATTCAAGCTGATGAATGACACCAGCAGAATCGTTTCCATTGAAAGCTACTTAAAAGATAAAGAGCTTGAATCTCTTATCGATGAAATTAAAGACAGCTTGTAA